The window CATCGGAGTTGATGACTGTTTAGGGTCAATAGCTCCGGGTAAAATTGCGAATTTGACCGCATTTAACCACGACTTCACTATTCTTGCGACTTATGTAAACGGAAAGGAAGTCTACAAAATGAGTAACTAGCTAATGAATCAAAGACACTCGCTAAAGCAAATTGGTAATATTGACCTCGTTAAACAACTCAATAGTGCTGTCGTCTATAGCTTGATAGACCAACATGGTCCGATATCAAGAATCCAAATAGCGGAGCAAAGCCAGCTAGCCCCCGCCAGCGTCACTAAGATCACTCGTCAGCTACTCGAACGCGGTTTAATTAAAGAAGTTGACCAACAGGCCTCCACAGGGGGCCGTCGAGCTATCTCAATTGTCTCCGAACATAAAAATTTCCATACCATTGGGGTCCGTTTAGGTCGATATGATGCCACTATCGCATTATACGACTTAGGCGGAAAAATGATTGTGGATGGCCACTACCCTATTTCAGAACCTTCTCAAGAAGCCGTCGAGCAGAAACTGATTGAAGCACTCGAAGGTTTTATCGAGGAAAACCATCGTCGTATCAAAGAACTGATTGCCATCTCAATTATTCTGCCAGGTTTAGTGGATCCAAATCGCGGCATTATTTTTTATATGCCTCATATTAAAGTCGATAACTGGCACCTCATTGATAATCTGCAAGCGCATTTTAATATCACTTGCTATGTCGGCCATGATATTCGTAGCCTCGCGCTGGCGGAGAGCTATTTTGGTGCAACACGGGATTGCGAAGACTCTTTATTAGTCCGTATTCATCGAGGCGCTGGGGCAGGTTTGGTAATCAATAAAGAAATTTTACTTAATCATCGCGGTAATTTAGGGGAGATAGGTCATATTCAAGTCGACCCGCTAGGGGAACTGTGCCACTGCGGTAATTTCGGCTGCTTAGAAACCATTGCCTCTAATCAAGCCATTGAAGCGCGTGTTAAACAACGCTTAGAACAAGGCTATTCCAGCACGCTAACAGCAGAAACTTGCACTATTTCGTCTATTTGCCAAGCCGCAAATAAAAACGACCCACTCGCCACCGAGGTGATTCAGCACGTTGGTAGGCAAATTGGTAAAGCGATTGCCATTGCGATTAACTTATTCAACCCAGAAAAAGTCGTGATTGCAGGGGATATCACGGAGGCTGAACACATTTTACTGCCCGCCATCCAAAGCTGTATCGATACCCAAGCACTTAAAGGCTTCCGTGAAAATTTACCCATTGTCACCTCTCAATTAATCCATAACTCGGCAATTGGGGCGTTTGCCTTAACGAAGCGTGCAATGCTTAATGGTGAACTACTGCAAAAATTGTTTGATAATTAATAGGGCTTCTATAAAAGCAGACTCAGGTCTGCTTTTTTGTTTTAACAAACTCCGCAACAAAAAAACGCCTTCCCTATCACCATAACTATCACCAAAAATTGTACAATTTAAAATCTATTTGTATTTTCTCAAATTATATCGGCTTCTTTCAAAGGCAACTCCCACAAAATACATTTATTTTTTCCCGCTATTTTTTGAACAGATAAAGTCTCAAAAGAGGATTTTTTTCAAATTGAGGGTTGTTTTTTGCTGGCTTTATCGACAAAATGATTATTCAACAAACAAACAGACGCATTTTCTGAAAAATAGTGCAAAAAGCTGTTGACTGTAGGGTCTGTAATTAGCATAATGCGCCCCGCAACGCCGATGAAGGTTAAGCAAAAAAGATGGCTATGTAGCTCAGCTGGTTAGAGCACAACACTCATAATGTTGGGGTCACAGGTTCGAATCCCGTCATAGCCACCATTTATTTGCGGGAGTGGCGAAATTGGTAGACGCACCAGATTTAGGTTCTGGCGCCGCAAGGTGTGCAAGTTCAAGTCTTGTCTCCCGCACCATTTTCCTTCTCGGTAGTGTTGAATTTAAGATTGGGGTATCGCCAAGCGGTAAGGCACCAGGTTTTGATCCTGGCATTCCCAGGTTCGAATCCTGGTACCCCAGCCATCTTAAAACATTCAATAGTAGAATTCCCGGATGGGGTATCGCCAAGCGGTAAGGCACCAGGTTTTGATCCTGGCATTCCCAGGTTCGAATCCTGGTACCCCAGCCATCTACTACCCCCTCTTGTTGCAAATAATCATTCCAAAGAAATAGACAATGGCTATGTAGCTCAGTTGGTTAGAGCACAACACTCATAATGTTGGGGTCACAGGTTCGAATCCCGTCGTAGCTACCATTTCTTTTGTTGTTGGGGTATCGCCAAGCGGTAAGGCACCAGGTTTTGATCCTGGCATTCCCAGGTTCGAATCCTGGTACCCCAGCCATCCTTATCTCTCTTCAACAAAGCAAAAAGAAGTCAATTTCTCCATTTCAGTTATCACTTTTTTTGATAGATTCAGCTCAATCTAAAAAAACAGGTAATAAAACCATTTTTGTTACTAAACCCAATTTTTTACGTCAATTTTTGCATGATTATGCATATTTTCAGTTGGAATACGTCCTTTTTTATCTTTTTTAGTTTATTAAATCCTAAGATTACTAATTAAACAGCCACTTAATCAGTTTAAATGTTAACTAATCAACATTTCGCCTAAAAAATTTACTTTTACATAACTTTTATATTAAATTTGTGACTTTAATCATTCCTATTTAACGACTGAAGATGGTAATCTGCGCTGGAATTGTAGTTAGGTATGATTGGTGGCTAAAAGGATTTATTCACTTAAGCCACTTAAAAACTCACTCCCATCTTCCGTTCTATTAATTAGTTCTCAAAAACTCAAATAAAAGTTTTAAACCTAATAATTATAAATTGCCAAAACGCAACATTTTTACAGAGAAAATTTATGCGAAACATGATAAAGCAACCAATATATAAAATCTTATATGTTCAGGTCATCGTAGCCATCGTCCTAGGTATCGCGCTAGGCCACTTTTACCCAGACATTGGAGAGTCATTAAAACCACTTGGTGATGCATTCATCAAAATCGTTAAAATGATCATCGCACCCGTTATCTTCTTAACCGTAGTAACAGGTATTTCGGGTATGTCAAACATGAAGGCTGTCGGTAGCGTTGCGGGCAAAGCAATGTTGTACTTCATTACCTTCTCTACTATCGCTTTAATCATTGGTCTCATCGTTGCGAACATCATTCGCCCGGGTGATGGTTTAAATATTGATCCTGCCACTCTTGATAGTTCTAAAGTGGCTGGCTATGTTGCCAAAGCCCACGAATCGTCCATTGTTGGCTTCTTGATGAATATCATCCCTGATACCGTCATTAGCCCACTGGTCAATGGCAACATTCTCCAAGTTCTGTTCATTGCTGTTATTTTCGGATTAGCATTAGCAGCAACGGGCAAGCATGGCGAACCCATTGTTAAGTTACTGCAAAACTTCTCTGAGCCCGTGTTCAAAATGGTTGCGATGCTGATGAAACTCGCACCGATCGGGGCATTCGGCGCCATGGCATTTACCATTGGTAAATATGGAATTTCATCTATCGGTAACTTAATGATGCTGATAATGACGTTCTACATAACCTCTTTACTGTTCGTTATCTTAGTATTAGGGGCGGTAGCCAAATATAACGGCTTCTCAATCATCGAATTGATAAAATACATCAAGGACGAGCTCTGGTTGGTTTTAGGGACATCGTCTTCTGAAGCGGCCCTGCCAAGCTTAATGAGAAAAATGGAACATGCTGGGTGTGAAAAATCAGTTGTGGGCTTAGTGATCCCAACGGGGTATTCATTTAACCTTGATGGTACCAACATTTATATGACCATGGCGGCTCTGTTTATCGCACAAGCCACTAACATCGAGCTCACTATTTGGGAGCAAATCTCTTTACTGCTGGTTGCGATGATCAGCTCAAAAGGTGCGGCAGGTGTTACAGGTGCTGGTTTCATTACCTTAGCCGCAACACTGATGGTTGTACCAAGCATTCCCGTTGCTGGTATGGCTTTAATTTTGGGGATTGATCGCTTTATGTCTGAGTGCCGTGCATTAACTAACTTAGTGGGTAATGCATGTGCATGTATCGTGGTTGCACGTTGGGAAAAAGAGTTAGATACCGAAAAACTGGCTCATGCATTCTCAGCAAAAAATGAAACATTAGATTCAGTGATCACTGAAGATGACAGCGTCAATACTGAGATTAAAAACGTCCAGCCTGTTGATTTAACAAATCATAAATAATCGTTTGGATTGATAACAAATAGGCCGCTAATCTGCGGCCTATTTTTATGATTTACGGTAAGCCTATATTCCTAGCGCATATTTTAACGCCAGCTTTTTCGCTTCACCCGCTCTTTGCGCCGCCATCAACCCAAGGTTTCTAAATACTTTTAGTCCCGGTAGGTTTTCGCTAAAGACCATATAGAACACATCCATACCAGCTTGCATCACTAAGTTATCGGGCAAACGACGACGTTCATAGCGTTTTAGTACATCCATCGAATACCATGGCTGTAAGTATTCACGTGCATAGCTTACTACACTCAATAAACTATCCACATCACGATAACCTAAGTTAACCCCTTGTCCTGCTAGCGGATTAATTGTATGTGCGGCATCCCCAATCAACACTAAACCGTCGATAACATAACGATTCGCATGATGGCGTGTTAATGGAAAAGCCCCCGATGCAATTGCAGTGACCTTACCGAGACGCTCAGGAAACGCTTCTGAAATCGCCCCTGTGAGTTGTTCCATTGACATGCCTTGTAAACGCCTAATCTTAGCTGGACTGTCATACCAGACTAATGAAGCCCAATTATCGTATAACGGCAAAAATGCCCGAGGTCCCGATGGGAAAAATTTCTGCCAGGTTTTATCTTGTTGAGGTTGTTCGGTTTTAATAGTAATCAGCATGCACGATTGGCGATACTGCCAACCACGACTGCCAATCCCTGCCATTTTGCGGACCTGAGAGTTTGCGCCATCTGCGCCCACAACCAGTTTTGCTTCCAAAAGACGATTATCATCAAGAGTTAATTGCCATTCTTTTTGGTTTTTGGGCTGATATAAATTCACTAAGTTTGCCGGACAAACTCGTGTTAAATTGCTGTACTTCTCGCACTCTTGCCATAAAGCAAGCTGTAATACCCGATTTTCAACCATAAAACCGAGCTCAGGTAAACCAAGGCTTTGGGCATCAAACACCACATTGCTATCAGGTTCTTCCCAGGTTTCTAATTGACGATAAGGAGCACAGCGCATCGCTTCAACATGTTGCCATGCACCAAGTTGCTTTAATAATTCAACGGAAGCTCGGCTGATAGCCGAAATACGGACGTCTGGATGACTGTGTGGCTCAAATGGTGCGGGTTGTGCCTTTTCAAGCAAAGCCACCTTCATCCCTTCTTGGGCGAAGCCCAATGCCGCCGCTGCGCCAGTCATACCCGCGCCAACTACGACAACATCATAAGATTCGATTTGTTTATTCATCATTTTGGCCACTATTTACGAATTGATTGCCATATTGTACCGAAAATTTATTGCCCTCGCAGACAATATCTCCATTTGAACGCGAGGGGCTGTTTACCTGTACTGCTGATTTTTAACGCTAAAAAAGGTTAAAAAACTAGAAAATGGATAAATGTGTTA of the Providencia rettgeri genome contains:
- a CDS encoding ROK family protein, with amino-acid sequence MNQRHSLKQIGNIDLVKQLNSAVVYSLIDQHGPISRIQIAEQSQLAPASVTKITRQLLERGLIKEVDQQASTGGRRAISIVSEHKNFHTIGVRLGRYDATIALYDLGGKMIVDGHYPISEPSQEAVEQKLIEALEGFIEENHRRIKELIAISIILPGLVDPNRGIIFYMPHIKVDNWHLIDNLQAHFNITCYVGHDIRSLALAESYFGATRDCEDSLLVRIHRGAGAGLVINKEILLNHRGNLGEIGHIQVDPLGELCHCGNFGCLETIASNQAIEARVKQRLEQGYSSTLTAETCTISSICQAANKNDPLATEVIQHVGRQIGKAIAIAINLFNPEKVVIAGDITEAEHILLPAIQSCIDTQALKGFRENLPIVTSQLIHNSAIGAFALTKRAMLNGELLQKLFDN
- a CDS encoding dicarboxylate/amino acid:cation symporter; the encoded protein is MRNMIKQPIYKILYVQVIVAIVLGIALGHFYPDIGESLKPLGDAFIKIVKMIIAPVIFLTVVTGISGMSNMKAVGSVAGKAMLYFITFSTIALIIGLIVANIIRPGDGLNIDPATLDSSKVAGYVAKAHESSIVGFLMNIIPDTVISPLVNGNILQVLFIAVIFGLALAATGKHGEPIVKLLQNFSEPVFKMVAMLMKLAPIGAFGAMAFTIGKYGISSIGNLMMLIMTFYITSLLFVILVLGAVAKYNGFSIIELIKYIKDELWLVLGTSSSEAALPSLMRKMEHAGCEKSVVGLVIPTGYSFNLDGTNIYMTMAALFIAQATNIELTIWEQISLLLVAMISSKGAAGVTGAGFITLAATLMVVPSIPVAGMALILGIDRFMSECRALTNLVGNACACIVVARWEKELDTEKLAHAFSAKNETLDSVITEDDSVNTEIKNVQPVDLTNHK
- the ubiF gene encoding 3-demethoxyubiquinol 3-hydroxylase: MNKQIESYDVVVVGAGMTGAAAALGFAQEGMKVALLEKAQPAPFEPHSHPDVRISAISRASVELLKQLGAWQHVEAMRCAPYRQLETWEEPDSNVVFDAQSLGLPELGFMVENRVLQLALWQECEKYSNLTRVCPANLVNLYQPKNQKEWQLTLDDNRLLEAKLVVGADGANSQVRKMAGIGSRGWQYRQSCMLITIKTEQPQQDKTWQKFFPSGPRAFLPLYDNWASLVWYDSPAKIRRLQGMSMEQLTGAISEAFPERLGKVTAIASGAFPLTRHHANRYVIDGLVLIGDAAHTINPLAGQGVNLGYRDVDSLLSVVSYAREYLQPWYSMDVLKRYERRRLPDNLVMQAGMDVFYMVFSENLPGLKVFRNLGLMAAQRAGEAKKLALKYALGI